The DNA sequence CTAGGATAGGATGCATAGATTCATCAACTCCTTGGGCTGTGAGACAGACATTTGGGTCTGTGTTGTATTTGATTTTAACATTCCTTCTTAATCTTTGCAGAGACCAAAAGAAAAACAGCGAGTAATGGACAAGCTCTTAACAGCTCTAGTAGCTTTTTTGCTGATTTGTAGTGAGATGATGGAACCACTCCTTTTACAACTTGGTGGTAATTGAACATTTCTGAGAGAAAGTCCTCATTCACAAATGCAAAGGCATACATCAGTCCTGTACGTTGGAAGAATGCTTTGGTTACTAGGAATAAATATTGTCGTGGGTGAAGTGTGCTTTCAAagttttggtttatttattacCTTGCATTCAAGAGtctgaaattttttatgaaacaaGTGTTGTTATTATCCATATTATCAACCAATGAAATGTAGAAATTGATTCCATTCGTATGATTATttgttgaagtaaaaaaaacaaatggattTGGTTAAGAAAACCTAATCAGGAATGATGCTACAAGCCTTCTTGTGGTATAATTTTCCACCAAATATGTGTAGTATTCTTGTGCATTCCTTGGTGGTCGTATGACAAATATaacattactttttttttccttttgttattataatttatttcatggaTTGTGCTTTAACTTTCAACGACCTTTgttctttccttcattttcttcaatacTCCATGGATTGTGCTTTTCTTGGCTAATAttaattcatttcaaaatttcaagtaaGGAAGCATGGATTTTAatgcatatttttaaaaatggaaaataacgGGTTTTTGTGAAGGCACCTTATTCCTTATGTTGTTGCGTGGTTAAGCTTCTGTATGTGCAACTCTATAAAAATGGCCTACGCAGACCATTGGCTTCTTTTTATTCATCCTTGAATTTGCTTTACTCATCATCAATAATCTCACCATATTCATCTCTACCAATTATGGCTGACGCACTCCTTTCAATTGTCTTGGAGCGGTTGGCTTCGGTGTTTCAACAGCAGATTGAGCAAGAAGTAACACTGGTGGTGGGTGTTGAGAAAGAAGTTGAATACCTCAGAAACACACTCCACACCATCCGAGATTTTCTTGAGGATGCAGAGCGGAGACAAGTGAAGGATAAATCTGTCCAAGGTTGGTTGGAGAAGCTTAAAGACATGGCCTATCAAATGGACGACGTGGTTGATGAATGGAGCACTGCTATTCTCAAACTGCTGCACAAGAGGAAGGTAAGCTCCTGCTACATTAGTCCCTCTCCTTGCATCTGTTTCAAGCAAGTTGCTTCTCGTCGTAACATTGCTCTTAAGATTAAAGGCATTAAACAACAACTAGATGTCGTTGACAGTGAGAGAACTAGGTTTAATTTTGCCCCAGGTAGGAGTGAGGAACGACCACGGGGACTTATAACTACCTCTGCAATTGATATTTCAGAGGTATGTGGCCGGGATATAGATAAAGACACCATATTAGACCATCTATTGGGTAGGAGTTGTCAAGAGAAATCTGTTGGCCTCTACATCATCTCCATAGTTGGGACTGGAGGCATGGGCAAAACAACCCTTGCTCAACTAGCCTACAACCGCCGAGAGGTGGAGACCACCCATTTTGATAAAAGAATATGGGTCTGTGTCTCTGATGCTTTTGACCCAATCAGAGTTTGTAGGGCTATTGTTGAGGCCCTCCAAAAAGAGTCTTGTAATCTCCATGATTTGGAAGCTTTACAgcaaaaaattcaaacatgtaTTGGCGGAAAGAAGTTCCTTCTTGTGCTAGATGACGTGTGGACCGAAACCATCAATTGTGGGAACAACTGAAGAACACTCTCTCCTGCGGAGCTGTAGGGAGTAGAATTCTAGTGACCACACGTAAAGAGAGTGTTGTTGAGATGATGAGAACTACATACATGCACTCTTTAGGGAAATTGTCTGAGGACAAATCTCGGGCATTATTCTATCAAATAGCTTTTTATGGAAAGAATagggagaaagaggaagaattaaaagaaattggtgAGAAAATAGCAGACAAATGCAAGGGCTTGCCCCTCGCTATAAAAACTTTAGGGAATCTCTTGCGCATAAAAAATAGCGAGGAGCAGACAAATGCAAGGGCTTGCCCCTCGCTATAAAAACTTTAGGGAATCTCTTGCGCATAAAAAATAGCGAGGAAGAATGGAAGAACGTATTGAATAGTGAAGTATGGCAGCTAGATGAGTTTGAGAGAGATATTTCCCCTGCTTTGTTGTTGAGTTATTATGATCTGCCCCCTGCAATTCAACGCTGCTTCTCATTTTGTGCTGTTTTTCCAAAAGACTCGGTTATTGTGAGAGCTGAGCTGATCAAGTTGTGGATGGCACAAAGCTATCTCAAATCTGATGGGAGTAAAGAGATGGAGATGGTTGGGAGAACGTACTTTGAATATTTAGCTGCTCGGTCTTTCTtccaagattttgaaaaagatgatGATGGTGATATAATAGGTTGTAAGATGCATGATATAGTGCATGATTTTGCTCAATTTTTGACTCAGAATGAATGCTTTATTGTGGAGGTTGACAACCAAAAAAAGGGGAGTATGGACTTATTCTTCCAAAAGATTCGTCATGCCACCTTAGTTGTCCGAGAGAGTACCCCTAATTTCGCCTCCACTTGTAACATGAAGAATCTTCACACCCTCTTGGCTAAGGAAGCATTCAATATTTCAAGTGTTGTTGAAGCCTTACCTAATTTGTTAAGGCATTTGACATGTCTCAGGGCATTGGATTTGAGCAGCAATTGGTTGATTGAGGAACTTCCTAAGGAGGTAGGAAAATTGATACATTTAAGATACCTTAATCTATCATTTTGtagcaaattgaagaagttgcCTGAAACAATTTGTGATTTATATAATTTGCAAACCTTAAATATTCAAGGATGTATCATTCGGAAACTACCACAGGCAATGGGTAAACTAATTAATTTGAGGCATCTTGAAAATTATGGTGCTGCTGATTTGAAGGGCTTGCCAAAAGGAATTGGAAGATTAAGCTCTCTTCAGACACTGGATGTTTTCATTGTGAGTAGTCATGGCAATGATGAATGCCAATAGGAGACCTGAGAAACTTGAACAACCTAAGGGGACATCTTTCCATTGAAGGGTTGGATGAAGTGAAAGATGTTGGGGAGGTAGAAAAAACAGAATTGAAGAATAAGATCCTCCAATGTTTGGATTTGGAATTTGGTAGAAAGGAAGGGACCAAGGGTGTGGCTGAAGCTCTACAACCCCATCCAAACTTGAAATCTCTACGTATATAGACGGTTATGGTGATAGAGAGTGGCCCAATTGGATGATGGGTTCATCATTAGCTCAACTGAAAATACTTGTCCTCGACTCTTGCATAAGATGTCCATGTTTGCCTCCTTTGGGGCAACTGCCTATCCTCGAGGAGCTGCTGATAGAGCATATGGAAGGTGTGAAATACATAGGTAGTGAGTTTTTGGGATCATCATCAACAGTATTCCCAAAGTTGAAGGAATTGCATATTTATCATTTGGATGAATTGGAGCAatgggaaataaaagaaaaagaagagaggtcAATAATGCCATGTCTCAATGTCTTGAGTACGCGATCCTGCCCAAAGCTGGAGGGACTGCCGGACCACGTGCTCCAGAGGACACCATTGAAGAAATTGGACATCACAGATTCTCCTATTCTGGAACGACGCTATCGAAAGGATACTGGAGAGGATCCGCACAAAATATCTCATATCCCAGAAGTCGAATATTCACGGAACTGAATGGTCATCACGCTTCACCTCATGTCGCTCTTGTTACAGGTAATTTGAATTTATCTTAGTTTTCATTTCCATTGCATCCATAATCGCACCATTAATCTATTTCATGAATATTCTTTTTCTGTAGCTTTCCATTTTGCATAACATTATTATCTTGTATCCATAGGTCCATTTTGGCACATCTACACTGTTACTAAAGTGTTTATCCTATAATATCTACATcttgcaaaatttaaaaataaaataagagaaatcttaaaaataaaataaaaatgaaaccttTTGTACAAAAATACCTCATCTAAACTTGAAACCTTGTCTAttctaaaagtgttttgttACATGATCAAATACCTTGAAAAAGCTTCAACAACCGTGTAGAAGAGATTTTCGGTGGTCATATGTGATCTTTAGACTTTATATGTACTATATAAtgttatatattatcaaattccATTTTAGGGTACACTTTTCTTGGGCATGGGCCTAGTGTTCCCTCTTTTTTAGTGGAGCTGGGGTTTTCGGCTTAGAGTAGACTTTTGTTGGGCCATGGGCCTAGTGTTTCCCCTTTTCTGGTGGTATGGGCGCAATGATTGATCAGGTTTCAGGCCCatgggtatatatataaattgtaaaaataaagaaaatagagccaagaattgaaaacaGAAATTCAGAAAAAGTAAACTCTAAATTATCTCTTTCTAAAAACCCAAATTCTACTTATAGGGTTATAATCATAATGagtataattaatatatttttttatagttatgaAGGTTATATGGATAGTTGAAAGGTTTAATACAAGGATGGTAACATTCACAAATTTCTACAAGTTTATAACATTCCCCTTTGATTGTTAATCATTCTTATAATATCTctgttaaattttattaaaagttaaGGATAAAAAATATCGGCTTTGACGGATCTGTTGTATTTAGGtaataattttcatactttaatgatttgataacattttttatacctacgttcctttttttttttttatcttaatatcTAGGTTACCTTTTTTGTACCTCAATACCCGGTTCGTATTCTTTCCATCATAGTTACATTAATATTCATATCTAGAACATACTTTTTATGCCTTAtaactttggtttttttttttttagcttagtATACCTtagtcatattttttataatttcatcacATTATTCATacttagataatatttttttgtacctTACTAACTTActcacattttttataaatcaatagCATGTTTTGTAATTGTTAATCAAACCACACACACGagtggaaataaagaaaagacgAGATTTCTAATGTTATTAAGTGATCAATGTGATTCTTATATATACAAAGTATACTAACACTTAAAGAatacaataattaaatacaatagGAGCAAACTCgtcattcaataaaaaataaaaaataaaaaaataaaaaaatccaagggGTATTGCCCCCCTTAAACTCTTGCAAACTCAACCCCCATTACCCCTTACATGGGATAACAAGATTGATTCAAGCTTTATAATATAATAGTAATtggttatattatttatatctacATCGTACTTTTTATGTCTCGGTACCTTGGTAACATTTTTTGTACCTTATTATAGATTAGTCAACATATTTCACATAATAGTCATATTTCTCATCATTAAATTGGTTATTCGTACCTAGATcatatttttcagaaaattttcacattattCATACTTGTACTATATATTTGTATGTGAGTACTCTAGTCACATTATTTatacttaaaacattttttgtaCCTTAATATCTTAGGTGATATTTTTCATACCTTAGTACCTTAATCACATTTTTGATACCTAGATTACAATGTTTATACCTTTAAtaatttgatcaaaattttcatacctAAGTCATGTTACTAATTTAAGTGTATTTTAGTACTTCAATCACATTCTTTTTACCCTTATCATATACTTTGTATCCTATACATTGCTTACTTTTTCGTATCAATGTCACAAATTTTTTACCATAATACATTGATAATGTATTTTGTACCATTCTCATGATTTCCACACTTTGGTTACATTATTTGTATTCTAATCATAATTTCACTTATTCTAACcgatttataataatatatatttgtttattattattattattaaacaaaaaaatgtgagtCAAAAGTCCAATGGTGAAAACTTGCACAATAGCATAAATTTAtacacaaagataaaaataaacaaaaaaaatattattatcttaaCCTTTCTTCAAAAAAAGTGGTGAGAACTTGCATAAAAgcacaaatttacataatttttaattcatttaggattcaaaaaaaagaaatatgaaataaattattgtataCTTCTAATTAAAGCTCTATAAATCACTTTAAGTTCCAAACATGAACAGATATCCAAGTTTGATTAACTATCAATATGCAAAGAAAAAAGTATAGTAGGACAACAAAAGATGCTCTGAACTTCTCAACAATGGAAGCGTAGAACCAAGTCATGAATTGTGAGATGTAAGAGTTTAGGTATCAACAAACTCATTTTCCTTATATTGCTAATCATTTTGTTCTTCTACctcctttttcttatttcatatatatatagtttatatGCAAATGAGCTTTGTAACTTATAGAATGCTAGAGAAGGGAAAAGAGTAgcaaagaatttattttttctcttaacatGTAACATGTGATAGTGTAAGAATTATTATTAGGGTGGTGAATAactctttttaaatttgtagCATTTCCTATGAATTTGACGGATTGTGTTTTGCTTAATTGTTGCACTAAGTTGCTCCTTACTTGTGAAAAGTGAATTGTACATATTTAATAAGAacaatgaattattttgttaaatttatcAACCATGGTGAATGGAGACTTGGAATTGGATGAAGGCTATTTTAATATGCTGAATATTCAGTCGGATGATGGGATTAATTTAGCTGGATTTTGATTCAAAGCTATGTACGATTATTTAATGACACCACCAGCCTCAATCAAGTAGCTCCTAAAGCCTCAATAATGCATCCCTCTGGCCCCACCGGCCTACAAAAGGGTTGACCTTCTCTCTAAAGCTGCAGATCTGATCTCTTCATCTCACTCGCCTTTATTCATCCTCCATTCCTCTTCATTCATCAATCCCACCTTCTTCACCCTCCCCATGGCTGATGCCCTCGTTTCTATTGTGCTGGAACGCTTAACTTCGGTTGTTGAACAGCAGATTCATGAACAAGTTTCTCTGGTTCAGGGTGTTAAATCAGAAATCCAAAGCCTCAAAAAGACGCTCCGCTCCGTCCGAGATGTTCTTGAAGATGCCGAGAAGAGACAAGTGAAGGAAAAATCTGTCCGAGGTTGGTTGGAGAATCTCAAAGACATGGCCTACGAAATGGAGGACGTGCTGGATGAGTGGAGCATTGCTATTCTTCAATTCCAGATGGAGGGAGTTGAAAATGCTTCCACGTCTAAGAAGAAGGTAAGCTTCTGTATGCCCTCCCCTTTCATCTGTTTCAAGCAAGTTGCTTCTCGTCGTGACATTGCTCTTAAGATTAAGGGCATTAAACAACAACTAGATGATATTGAAAGGGAGAGAATTAGATTTAATTTTGTCTCTAGTAGGAGTGAGGAGCGACCACAGCGACTTATAACTACCTCTGCAATTGATATTTCAGAGGTGTACGGTCGGGATAtggataaaaaaatcatattagacCATTTGTTGGGTAAGAAGTGTCAAGAGAAATCTGGCCTCTACATCGTCTCCATAGTTGGGACGGGAGGCATGGGCAAAACAACTCTTGCTCAATTAGCCTACAGCCATTCAGAGGTGAAGGTCCATTTTGATGAGAGAATATGGGTCTGTGTTTCTGATCCTTTTGACCCAATCAGAGTTTGTAGGGCTATTGTTGAAACCCTCCAAAAAAAGCCTTGTGATCTCCATGAGTTGGACGCTGTACAAGAAGAAATTAAAACACGTATTGCCGAAAAGAAATTCCTTCTTGTGCTAGATGATGTGTGGACTGAAGACAATCAATTGTGGGAACAACTGAAGAACACCCTCCTCTGCGGAGCAGCAGGTAGTAGAATTCTGGCGACCACACGCAAAGAGAGTGTTGTTAAGATGATGAGAACTACGTACAAGCATCCCTTGGGGGAGCTGTCTTTGGAGCAATCTCGGGCATTATTCCATCAAATAGCTTTCTATGAAAGGAGTACTtgggagaaagaggaagaattaaaagaaattggtgAGAAAATAGCAGACAAATGCAAGGGCTTGCCCCTCGCTATAAAAACTTTAGGGAATCTCTTGCGCATAAAAAATAGCGAGGAAGAATGGAAGAACGTATTGAATAGTGAAATATGGCAGCTAGAAGAGTTTGAGAGAGAGATTTCCCCTGCTTTGTTGTTGAGTTATTATGATCTGCCCCCTGCAATTCAACGCTGCTTCTCATTTTGTGCTGTTTTTCCAAAAGACTCGGTTATTGAGAGAGATGAGCTGATCAAGTTGTGGATGGCACAAAGCTATCTCAACTCTGATGTGGTTGGGAGAAAGTACTTTGAATATTTAGCTGCTCGGTCTTTCTTccaagattttgaaaaatatgatgatGGTAATATAATACGTTGTAAGATGCATGATATAGTGCATGATTTTGCTCAATTTTTGACTCAGAATGAATGCTTTATTGTGGAGGTTGACAACCAAAAAAAGGGGAGTATGgacttatccttccaaaagtTTCGTCATGCCACCTTAGTTGCCCGAGAAAGTACCCTTAATTTCGCCTCCACTTGTAACATGAAGAATCTTCACACCCTCTTGGCTAAGAAAGCATTCTCTACTTCAAGTGTTGTTGAAGCCTTACATAATTTGTTAAGGCATTTGACATGTCTCAGGGCATTGGATTTGAGCAGCAATAAGTTGATTGAGGAACTTCCTAAGGAGGTAGGAAAATTGATACATTTAAGATTCCTTAATCTATCAGGGTGTTTTTCCTTGAGAGAGTTGCCTGAAACAATTTGTGATTTATATAATTTGCAAACCTTAAGTATTCAGGGATGTTCCAGTCTTCCGAAACTACCACAGGCAATGGGTAAACTAATTAATTTGAGGCATCttgaaaattctaatattcagaGTCTAAAGGGCTTGCCAAAAGGAATTGGAAGATTAAGCTCTCTTCAGACACTGGATGTTTTCATTGTGAGTAGTCATGGCAATGATGAATGCCAAATAGGAGACCTGAGAAACTTGAACAACCTAAGAGGAAATCTTTCCATTCAAGGGTTGGATAAAGTGAAAGATGCAGGGGAGGCAGAAAAAGCAGAATTGAAGAATAGGGTAGACCTCCAAGATTTGACATTGAAATTTGGTGGAGAGGAGGGGACAAAGGGTGTGGCTGAAGCTCTACAACCCCATCCAAACTTGAAATCTCTATGTATATACAGTTATGGTGATAGAGAGTGGCCCAATTGGATGATGGGTTCATCATTAGCTCAACTGAAAATACTTTACCTCATCTCTTGCGTAAGATGTCCATGTTTGCCTCCTTTGGGGCAACTGCCTGTCCTTGAGAATCTGTGGATAGATCATATGGATGGTGTGAAATACATAGGTAGTGAGTTTTTGGGATCATCATCAACAGTATTCCCAAAGCTGAAGGAATTGCATATTTATCGTTTGGCTGAATTGAAGCAatgggaaataaaagaaaaagaaaagaggtcAATAATGCCATGTCTCAATGTCTTGATTACGAGTGACTGCCCAAAGCTGGAGGGACTGCCGGACCACGTGCTCCAGAGGACACCATTGCAGAAATTGTACATCATAGATTCTCCTATTCTGGAACGACGTTATCGAAAGGATATTGGAGAGGATCGGCACAAAATATCTCATATCCTAGAAGTCAAATATTCATGGTACTAAATGGTCATCACGCTTCACCTCATGTCGCTCTTGTTCCAGGTAATTTGAATTTATCTTAGTTTTCATTTCCATTGCATCCATAATCGCACACATTAATCTATTTCATGAATATTCTATTTTGCATAACATCATTATCTTGTATCCATAGGTCCATTTTGGCACATCTACACTGTTACTAAAGTGTTTATCCTATAATATCCACACcttgcaaaatttaaaaataaaataagagaaataaaaatgaaaaccttTTGTATTTGTACAAAAATACCTCATCTAAACTTGAAACCTTTTCTAttctaaaagtgttttgttACATGATCAAATACCTTGAAAAAGCTCCAACAACCGTGTAGAAGAGATTTTAGGTGATATTTAGACTCTATGTGTACTATATAAtgttatatattatcaaattccATTTTAGGGTACACTTTTCTTGGGCATGGGCCTAGTGTTCCCTCTTTTTTAGTGGAGTTGGGGGTTTTCGGCTTAGAGTAGACTTTTGTTGGGCCATGGGCCTAGTGTTTCCCCTTTTCTGGTGGTATGGGCGCAATGATTGATCAGGTTTCAGGCTCatgggtatatatataaattgtaaaaataatatttcaaatacattaatgaatgagaaatgaaacaaatgaaaaacatgATCTAAATGTTaactaattaatattttaatagcCTAACCTATTAGCTTATTTGCTCAAAATATTGCAAAGAAAATTTCAGAACTTAACAATAAAAACCATCTTGATTCTTGTCTCAAAATTATATCCAAAGgcatcatttattattattatttgtcatttttaCTTGCAAGCTTTGATCTTTATTTATGTCttgacttattttatttgcTTCCTTATCTTTTTTTCCATCTTAATTTTATTGGTTATGGGATGTGAAGGAGATTAAcactattatttttcatttcagaGAAGCAAGTTCAAATAAAGAGGAGAAATTCCCAACACCTATGTATTGTGAAATTGTCTatgaatcaatttcaaattggtgatttgtaaattctttttctctttttcttttccccttttattGGTTTGCCTATATATGTAAGAATGTGTAAAC is a window from the Vitis riparia cultivar Riparia Gloire de Montpellier isolate 1030 chromosome 9, EGFV_Vit.rip_1.0, whole genome shotgun sequence genome containing:
- the LOC117921475 gene encoding putative disease resistance protein RGA4: MADALVSIVLERLTSVVEQQIHEQVSLVQGVKSEIQSLKKTLRSVRDVLEDAEKRQVKEKSVRGWLENLKDMAYEMEDVLDEWSIAILQFQMEGVENASTSKKKVSFCMPSPFICFKQVASRRDIALKIKGIKQQLDDIERERIRFNFVSSRSEERPQRLITTSAIDISEVYGRDMDKKIILDHLLGKKCQEKSGLYIVSIVGTGGMGKTTLAQLAYSHSEVKVHFDERIWVCVSDPFDPIRVCRAIVETLQKKPCDLHELDAVQEEIKTRIAEKKFLLVLDDVWTEDNQLWEQLKNTLLCGAAGSRILATTRKESVVKMMRTTYKHPLGELSLEQSRALFHQIAFYERSTWEKEEELKEIGEKIADKCKGLPLAIKTLGNLLRIKNSEEEWKNVLNSEIWQLEEFEREISPALLLSYYDLPPAIQRCFSFCAVFPKDSVIERDELIKLWMAQSYLNSDVVGRKYFEYLAARSFFQDFEKYDDGNIIRCKMHDIVHDFAQFLTQNECFIVEVDNQKKGSMDLSFQKFRHATLVARESTLNFASTCNMKNLHTLLAKKAFSTSSVVEALHNLLRHLTCLRALDLSSNKLIEELPKEVGKLIHLRFLNLSGCFSLRELPETICDLYNLQTLSIQGCSSLPKLPQAMGKLINLRHLENSNIQSLKGLPKGIGRLSSLQTLDVFIVSSHGNDECQIGDLRNLNNLRGNLSIQGLDKVKDAGEAEKAELKNRVDLQDLTLKFGGEEGTKGVAEALQPHPNLKSLCIYSYGDREWPNWMMGSSLAQLKILYLISCVRCPCLPPLGQLPVLENLWIDHMDGVKYIGSEFLGSSSTVFPKLKELHIYRLAELKQWEIKEKEKRSIMPCLNVLITSDCPKLEGLPDHVLQRTPLQKLYIIDSPILERRYRKDIGEDRHKISHILEVKYSWY